One part of the Mesorhizobium sp. M4B.F.Ca.ET.058.02.1.1 genome encodes these proteins:
- a CDS encoding TIGR02301 family protein, with the protein MTRASPLLAACLAASMALTAWPAFPAEAPFEPGLMRLAEVLGSLHFLRNLCGEKGDQWRVEMEKLLASENPDPERRARFIASFNRGYRSFGGTYTQCTASATEAISRYMKEGETLSRDIASRYGN; encoded by the coding sequence ATGACCCGCGCCTCGCCTCTCCTTGCCGCATGCCTTGCCGCCAGCATGGCGCTGACGGCTTGGCCGGCGTTCCCCGCCGAGGCGCCGTTCGAACCAGGGCTGATGCGGTTGGCGGAAGTGCTGGGATCGCTTCATTTCCTGCGCAATCTCTGCGGCGAGAAGGGCGACCAGTGGCGGGTCGAAATGGAAAAGCTGCTGGCATCGGAAAACCCCGACCCTGAGCGGCGGGCCCGCTTCATCGCTTCGTTCAACCGCGGCTACCGTTCCTTCGGCGGCACCTATACGCAATGCACGGCCTCGGCTACGGAAGCCATCAGCCGCTACATGAAGGAAGGCGAGACGCTGTCGCGCGACATCGCCTCGCGCTACGGCAACTGA
- a CDS encoding HD family hydrolase, translating into MAADRAGAPPRAWQRMLSGRRLDLLDPSPLDIEIADIAHGLARVARWNGQTSGEHAFSVAQHSLLVEALFCELVPAASADARLAALLHDAPEYVIGDMISPFKSVMGGSYKDCELRLQRAIHLRFSLPADLGAALRKEIKRADQIAAYYEATLLAGFSTAEATEYFGRPRGFSIERLDFTPRSVTWAQTAFLKRFTALEAKRPSFVAANSTT; encoded by the coding sequence ATGGCCGCCGATCGCGCCGGGGCGCCGCCGCGCGCCTGGCAGCGCATGCTGTCAGGCCGGCGCCTCGACCTGCTCGACCCCTCGCCGCTCGACATCGAAATCGCCGACATCGCGCATGGGCTTGCCCGTGTGGCGCGCTGGAACGGCCAAACCAGCGGCGAGCACGCCTTTTCGGTCGCGCAGCATTCGCTGCTGGTGGAGGCGCTATTTTGCGAACTGGTGCCGGCGGCCTCTGCCGACGCGCGGCTGGCGGCGCTGCTGCACGATGCGCCGGAATACGTCATCGGCGACATGATCTCGCCGTTCAAGTCGGTCATGGGCGGCTCCTACAAGGATTGTGAGTTGCGCCTGCAGCGCGCCATCCATCTGCGTTTTTCGCTGCCGGCGGACCTCGGTGCCGCCTTGCGCAAGGAGATCAAGCGCGCCGACCAGATCGCCGCCTACTACGAAGCGACGCTGCTTGCTGGCTTCTCCACGGCGGAAGCGACCGAGTATTTCGGCCGGCCACGCGGTTTTTCCATCGAGCGCTTGGACTTCACGCCACGTTCGGTGACCTGGGCGCAGACGGCTTTCCTGAAGCGCTTTACGGCGCTCGAAGCGAAGCGTCCGTCTTTCGTCGCTGCGAATTCCACGACGTGA
- a CDS encoding dihydroorotase — protein sequence MATTYDLILTGGTVVNHDGEGFRDVGVRAGRIAAIGDLGQASAGETIDCKGLHILPGVVDSQVHFREPGLEHKEDLETGSRAAVLGGVTAVFEMPNTNPLTTSEAALADKVRRATGRMHCDFAFWIGGTRDNAEDVAELERLPGAAGIKVFMGSSTGDLLVEDDEGVASILRNTRRRSAFHSEDEFRLRERLGERIEGDPSSHPVWRDEIAALRCTERLVRIARQTRARIHVLHISTAEEILFLEQHKDVATCEATPHHLTLAADDYARLGTLIQMNPPVRAARHRDGVWHGISQGIVDVLGSDHAPHTLAEKAKPYPASPSGMTGVQTLVPIMLDHVNAGRLTLQRFVDLSSHGPQRIFGMARKGRIAAGYDADFTVIDLKRRETITNAQAGSKAGWTPYDGKQVTGWPVGTIVRGRRVMWEGEIVTPGQGRAVEFSEALAR from the coding sequence ATGGCCACCACCTACGACCTCATCCTGACAGGCGGCACGGTGGTCAACCATGACGGCGAGGGTTTTCGCGACGTCGGCGTGCGGGCGGGGCGCATCGCCGCGATAGGCGATCTCGGCCAGGCTTCCGCCGGCGAGACGATCGACTGCAAGGGCCTGCATATCCTGCCCGGCGTCGTCGACAGCCAGGTGCATTTCCGCGAGCCGGGATTGGAACATAAGGAGGATCTGGAGACCGGTTCACGCGCGGCCGTGCTGGGCGGCGTCACCGCTGTCTTCGAGATGCCCAACACCAACCCGCTGACCACCAGCGAGGCCGCCCTTGCCGACAAGGTGCGGCGCGCCACGGGCCGCATGCATTGCGATTTCGCTTTCTGGATCGGCGGCACCCGCGACAATGCCGAAGACGTCGCCGAACTCGAACGGCTTCCGGGCGCGGCCGGCATCAAGGTGTTCATGGGTTCGTCTACCGGCGACCTGCTGGTCGAGGACGACGAAGGCGTCGCCTCGATCCTGCGCAACACACGCCGCCGTTCCGCTTTCCATTCGGAGGACGAATTCCGGCTGCGGGAGCGGCTGGGCGAAAGGATCGAGGGTGACCCTTCCTCGCATCCCGTCTGGCGCGACGAGATCGCCGCATTGCGCTGCACCGAGCGGCTGGTGCGCATTGCTAGGCAGACGCGCGCGCGCATCCACGTCCTGCATATCTCGACCGCGGAAGAGATCCTCTTCCTCGAACAGCACAAGGATGTCGCGACCTGCGAGGCGACGCCGCACCATCTGACGCTCGCCGCCGATGATTACGCCCGGCTGGGCACGCTGATCCAGATGAACCCGCCGGTGCGCGCCGCGCGCCATCGCGACGGCGTCTGGCACGGCATCTCGCAAGGCATCGTCGACGTTCTGGGCTCGGACCACGCTCCGCACACGCTCGCCGAGAAGGCAAAGCCCTATCCGGCCTCGCCATCCGGCATGACCGGTGTGCAGACGCTGGTGCCGATCATGCTCGACCACGTCAATGCCGGAAGGCTGACCCTGCAGCGCTTCGTCGACCTTTCCAGCCACGGTCCGCAGCGCATTTTCGGCATGGCGCGCAAGGGCCGCATCGCCGCCGGCTACGACGCCGACTTCACGGTCATCGATCTCAAGCGCCGCGAGACCATCACCAACGCGCAGGCCGGCTCGAAGGCCGGCTGGACGCCCTATGACGGCAAACAGGTCACCGGCTGGCCGGTCGGCACCATCGTGCGCGGTAGACGCGTCATGTGGGAAGGCGAGATCGTTACGCCTGGACAGGGCAGGGCGGTGGAGTTCTCCGAGGCGCTGGCGAGGTAG
- a CDS encoding NUDIX hydrolase: protein MNEARKIIPAVSVAIVRGDKVLLVKRARPPSQGLYAYPGGKVEPGESLAQAAARELEEETGLRADGYRPLRDIHIDGSGENHAVDYLLTVFGAAYAGGEPVASDDAETAAFYTLAEMVTMPLAGDVFEVAEELLGSQKNTGA from the coding sequence ATGAACGAGGCTCGCAAGATCATACCGGCCGTTTCCGTCGCGATCGTGCGCGGCGACAAGGTACTTCTGGTCAAGCGGGCCCGGCCACCGTCGCAAGGGCTCTATGCCTATCCGGGCGGCAAGGTCGAGCCTGGCGAGTCGCTGGCGCAAGCGGCGGCGCGCGAGCTCGAGGAGGAAACCGGGTTGCGGGCAGATGGCTACCGCCCGCTGCGCGATATCCACATCGATGGCAGCGGTGAGAATCACGCGGTCGACTATCTGCTGACGGTGTTCGGCGCGGCTTACGCCGGCGGCGAGCCGGTGGCCAGCGACGATGCCGAGACCGCGGCGTTCTATACGCTTGCCGAGATGGTAACCATGCCGCTGGCGGGAGACGTTTTCGAGGTGGCGGAGGAATTGCTCGGGTCTCAGAAAAATACAGGAGCGTAG
- a CDS encoding folate-binding protein YgfZ: protein MPFALLKDRALISVSGPDAEHFLQNILTTDLDALNPGEAKPGALLTPQGKILFDFLISRTDENGFLLECRADVADDFVRRLMLYRLRAKAEIAKQDQVLVTVKWNEDSTASDSDSTTHADTRFRNVAVQRSYGAASDGGDAGAWQALRIANGIAESGTDYPLGDAFPHDVLLDETGGVGFRKGCYVGQEVVSRMQHRGTARRRVLIASAQVPLPGPGTELTVAGRPVGTLGSTAGATGLAIARIDRVKAALDAGQPIMADGVTVSLAIPPFAKFGFPQDAAGVEEA, encoded by the coding sequence ATGCCCTTTGCCCTGCTGAAAGACCGCGCCCTCATTTCCGTGTCAGGCCCGGACGCCGAGCATTTCCTGCAGAACATTCTCACCACCGACCTCGACGCGCTCAATCCCGGCGAAGCGAAGCCCGGCGCGCTGTTGACCCCGCAGGGCAAGATCCTGTTCGACTTCCTCATCTCGCGCACCGACGAGAATGGCTTCCTGCTCGAATGCCGAGCCGATGTCGCCGACGATTTCGTGCGCCGGCTGATGCTGTACCGGCTAAGAGCCAAGGCCGAGATTGCCAAGCAGGATCAGGTGCTTGTTACCGTCAAGTGGAACGAAGATTCAACCGCCTCAGATTCCGATTCAACGACGCACGCCGATACCCGCTTCCGTAACGTCGCGGTCCAGCGCAGCTATGGCGCCGCGTCGGATGGTGGCGACGCCGGCGCGTGGCAGGCGCTGCGCATCGCCAACGGCATTGCCGAAAGTGGAACCGACTATCCCCTCGGCGACGCCTTCCCGCATGATGTGCTGCTCGACGAGACCGGCGGCGTCGGCTTCAGGAAGGGCTGCTATGTCGGCCAGGAAGTGGTCTCGCGCATGCAGCATCGCGGCACTGCCAGGCGGCGTGTTCTGATCGCTTCCGCGCAAGTCCCCCTGCCCGGTCCAGGCACGGAACTGACGGTCGCCGGCCGGCCTGTCGGAACGCTTGGCTCGACCGCCGGCGCGACCGGCCTTGCGATTGCCCGCATCGACCGGGTCAAGGCGGCGCTCGACGCCGGTCAGCCGATCATGGCCGACGGAGTCACAGTTTCGCTCGCCATCCCGCCTTTCGCCAAATTCGGCTTTCCGCAGGACGCCGCCGGCGTGGAGGAGGCCTGA
- a CDS encoding methyltransferase domain-containing protein has protein sequence MQNDFWMFFRSWLAAPLRVAAIAPSGSALARIMTQDITSRTGPVIELGPGTGVFTAKLLERGVRPEDLTLVEYGANFARHLETRFPRARVLRMDAARVGDIKFRNEASVGAAISGLPLLSMPDHKVIAILDGAFAHLKPGGAFYQFTYGPRCPVARPILEGLGLSATHIGRTMLNVPPAAVYRIVRHPARAPRDRTVATVTP, from the coding sequence ATGCAGAACGATTTCTGGATGTTTTTTCGGTCCTGGCTTGCCGCTCCGCTCCGGGTTGCGGCAATCGCACCGTCCGGCAGCGCGCTTGCCAGGATCATGACGCAGGACATCACTTCCAGAACCGGTCCTGTTATCGAGCTTGGGCCCGGCACCGGCGTCTTCACGGCAAAACTGCTCGAGCGAGGCGTGCGGCCGGAAGACCTCACCCTCGTCGAATACGGCGCAAATTTCGCGCGGCATTTGGAAACCCGTTTTCCGCGGGCGCGCGTGCTTCGCATGGACGCCGCCCGCGTGGGGGATATCAAATTCCGCAATGAGGCATCCGTCGGGGCGGCCATCAGTGGCTTGCCGCTGCTGAGCATGCCCGACCACAAGGTGATAGCAATCCTCGACGGGGCTTTCGCGCATCTGAAGCCTGGCGGGGCATTCTACCAATTCACCTACGGTCCGCGATGCCCGGTCGCGCGACCGATCCTTGAGGGATTAGGCCTCAGCGCAACGCATATAGGACGCACTATGCTGAACGTTCCGCCGGCGGCGGTCTACCGGATTGTGCGCCACCCAGCGAGGGCGCCAAGGGACAGAACCGTTGCAACGGTCACCCCATAG
- the cysS gene encoding cysteine--tRNA ligase, which yields MSNASKGLSLYNTLTRTRDDFVPIDPLNVRMYVCGPTVYDFAHIGNARPAIVFDVLFRLLRQLYGEEHVTYVRNITDVDDKINARALRDFGSQIASGKLSLNEAIRHVTEKTADQYHKDVAALGCLEPTFEPRATEFVAPRADGKADMLSLIGQLIERGHAYEAEGEVLFDTASMPDYGELSKRNLDEQQAGARIAVDAHKKNPGDFVLWKLSSPEEPGWESPWGRGRPGWHIECSAMSAAYLGEVFDIHGGGLDLIFPHHENEIAQSRCAHGTEVMANVWMHNGFLQVEGQKMSKSLGNFYSIHELLETETFGGRKWPGEVLRLAMLMTHYREPIDFSVRKLEEAENTLRKWKRAADLAPAAGQLPTEVVAALSDDLATYAAFQQLTLLASEAAEGNAAAASLKAALAFLGFDVGTAEVDEAAIAKAIAKRLALIAEKNWPEADRIRDELLAQGVQLKDGKDPVTGERITTWEVKR from the coding sequence ATGTCCAACGCATCGAAGGGTCTCAGCCTCTACAACACGCTGACGCGGACGCGGGACGATTTCGTCCCCATCGATCCGCTGAATGTGCGCATGTATGTCTGCGGCCCGACGGTCTACGACTTTGCCCATATCGGCAATGCGCGGCCGGCGATCGTCTTCGACGTGCTGTTCCGTCTGCTGCGCCAACTCTATGGCGAGGAGCACGTTACGTATGTGCGCAACATCACGGATGTCGACGACAAGATAAATGCCCGGGCGCTGCGTGATTTCGGCAGCCAGATCGCGTCGGGAAAGCTGTCGCTCAACGAGGCGATCCGCCACGTCACCGAAAAGACCGCCGACCAGTATCACAAGGATGTCGCTGCCCTTGGCTGCCTCGAGCCGACCTTCGAGCCACGCGCCACCGAGTTCGTCGCCCCCCGTGCCGACGGCAAAGCCGACATGCTGTCGCTGATCGGGCAACTCATCGAGCGCGGCCATGCCTATGAAGCCGAGGGCGAGGTACTGTTCGACACCGCCTCGATGCCCGACTACGGAGAACTGTCCAAGCGCAATCTCGACGAGCAGCAGGCGGGCGCCCGCATCGCCGTCGACGCGCACAAGAAGAATCCTGGCGATTTCGTTTTGTGGAAGCTGTCCTCGCCGGAAGAGCCCGGCTGGGAAAGCCCCTGGGGCAGGGGCCGGCCCGGCTGGCACATCGAGTGCTCGGCGATGTCGGCCGCCTATCTCGGCGAGGTCTTCGACATCCATGGCGGCGGCCTCGACCTGATCTTCCCGCACCATGAAAACGAGATCGCCCAGTCGCGCTGCGCCCACGGCACCGAGGTGATGGCCAACGTGTGGATGCACAACGGCTTCCTTCAGGTCGAGGGCCAGAAGATGTCGAAGAGCCTCGGCAATTTCTACTCGATCCATGAGCTGCTGGAGACCGAGACCTTTGGCGGCCGCAAATGGCCGGGCGAAGTGCTGCGGCTGGCGATGCTGATGACGCATTACCGTGAGCCGATCGACTTCTCCGTGCGCAAGCTGGAAGAGGCCGAAAACACCTTGCGCAAATGGAAGCGCGCGGCCGATCTCGCGCCGGCGGCCGGGCAATTGCCGACGGAGGTCGTTGCGGCGCTGTCCGACGATCTCGCCACCTATGCCGCCTTCCAGCAGTTGACGCTGCTTGCCAGCGAGGCCGCGGAAGGCAACGCCGCCGCCGCGTCGCTGAAGGCCGCGCTTGCCTTCCTCGGCTTCGATGTCGGCACGGCCGAGGTGGACGAGGCGGCCATCGCCAAGGCCATCGCCAAACGTCTGGCGCTGATCGCCGAGAAGAACTGGCCTGAGGCCGATCGCATTCGCGACGAGCTTCTGGCGCAAGGCGTGCAGCTGAAAGACGGCAAGGATCCTGTCACCGGCGAGCGTATCACCACCTGGGAGGTGAAGCGGTGA
- a CDS encoding oxidoreductase codes for MFDRQKKTALVTGASSGMGKEIAKRLIQDGFQVYVAARQIDRMEDLAALGARPLRMDISKGAEIDAAVASVLAEVDSVDVLVNNAGFGLYGPVEDIGLDEARYQFEVNVFGPARLTQLLLPAMRKKKAGTIVNITSMGGKIYTLLGAWYHATKHALEGWSDSLRLELAPFGIKVVVVEPGLIETAFGDVVAAGLLKRSGAGAYAKVAQVVAKTTKASYGHGRGSDPRVIADVVSTAVRSARPRTRYAAGKYAKMMIGIRRWLGDRMFDRLILSQMR; via the coding sequence ATGTTTGACAGACAGAAAAAGACAGCGCTCGTGACCGGCGCATCCTCCGGCATGGGCAAGGAAATCGCCAAGCGCCTGATTCAGGACGGCTTTCAGGTCTATGTGGCCGCGCGCCAGATCGACAGGATGGAAGACCTCGCGGCGCTCGGGGCACGCCCGTTGCGCATGGACATTTCGAAAGGCGCGGAGATCGACGCGGCTGTCGCCAGCGTCCTCGCCGAAGTCGACAGTGTCGACGTGCTCGTGAACAATGCGGGGTTCGGTCTCTACGGGCCGGTCGAGGATATCGGACTCGACGAAGCGCGCTATCAGTTCGAGGTCAACGTCTTTGGTCCGGCCCGGCTGACGCAACTTCTGCTGCCGGCCATGCGCAAGAAGAAGGCCGGCACGATCGTCAACATCACCTCGATGGGCGGCAAGATCTATACCCTGCTCGGCGCCTGGTATCACGCGACGAAGCATGCGCTGGAGGGCTGGTCGGATAGCCTGCGGCTCGAACTCGCACCCTTCGGCATCAAGGTCGTGGTTGTCGAGCCTGGCCTGATCGAAACCGCATTTGGCGATGTCGTCGCGGCCGGACTGCTGAAGCGATCAGGGGCTGGCGCCTATGCGAAGGTGGCCCAGGTTGTGGCGAAGACGACGAAAGCGAGCTACGGCCATGGCCGCGGCAGCGATCCGCGCGTCATCGCCGATGTGGTCTCGACGGCCGTCAGGTCGGCCAGGCCGCGGACGCGGTACGCCGCCGGCAAGTACGCGAAAATGATGATCGGCATCCGGAGATGGTTGGGCGATCGCATGTTCGACCGCCTGATCCTAAGCCAGATGCGGTGA
- a CDS encoding AraC family transcriptional regulator, whose protein sequence is MSGIPADKCKVPRAFWHAVERLGVPASGVLRQARLPATLHLSEKAFVTTAQYFALWRALEELSAEPTLGIKLVQAADTAIHPPSTLAAFHARDYRDGIARIARFKRLCTPEQLNVAESAGECTINSEWLYATEPAPAIATDVAFAMVVELGRRGTGQHLTPWRVELTRPDPESHVHRDYFGCPVRYGVRRDLLVLRSSDLDRPFPGHNPELLDILTPALAAALGELLAKSSVAEQVKIVLKRNLASGRPELSDIARELGTSERTLQRRITEEGTSFRELLVEARQELGRQLLSDPTADIDEVACLLGYQDASSFYRAFREWEGTTPNRWRELNFSGLKRAASDSLMH, encoded by the coding sequence ATGAGCGGAATACCGGCTGACAAATGCAAGGTGCCACGCGCATTCTGGCACGCCGTGGAACGTCTCGGCGTGCCTGCGTCCGGGGTGTTGCGGCAGGCCCGGCTTCCCGCCACCCTTCACCTCAGCGAAAAAGCCTTTGTCACCACCGCTCAATATTTCGCGCTCTGGCGGGCCCTTGAAGAACTGTCCGCGGAACCGACTCTGGGCATAAAGCTGGTCCAGGCCGCCGACACCGCAATCCATCCACCCTCCACGCTGGCCGCCTTTCACGCGCGAGATTACCGTGACGGCATAGCCCGCATCGCGCGCTTCAAGCGGCTCTGCACGCCCGAGCAGCTGAATGTTGCCGAATCGGCCGGCGAATGCACGATAAACTCCGAATGGCTTTACGCCACGGAGCCGGCGCCCGCGATTGCCACCGACGTCGCCTTTGCCATGGTCGTCGAACTCGGCCGACGGGGAACGGGACAGCATCTTACGCCCTGGCGTGTCGAACTCACGCGTCCCGATCCTGAGAGCCACGTACACCGGGACTACTTCGGATGTCCGGTCCGCTATGGCGTCCGGCGCGACCTGCTGGTCCTGCGGTCCAGCGATCTCGATCGCCCTTTTCCCGGCCACAACCCCGAGCTTCTTGATATCCTCACACCGGCGCTCGCTGCAGCGCTGGGCGAGCTTCTGGCAAAAAGCTCCGTGGCCGAGCAGGTGAAGATCGTTCTGAAGAGAAATCTGGCGAGTGGGAGACCAGAGCTTTCCGACATCGCGCGTGAGCTTGGAACGAGCGAACGCACGCTGCAGCGGCGAATCACCGAGGAAGGAACGAGCTTCCGCGAGCTTCTGGTCGAGGCGCGACAGGAACTCGGCAGGCAATTACTATCGGATCCAACGGCCGACATTGACGAGGTCGCCTGCCTGCTCGGTTACCAGGATGCGAGCTCGTTCTATCGCGCATTCCGGGAGTGGGAGGGCACGACCCCCAACCGCTGGCGGGAACTCAACTTCAGCGGCCTGAAACGGGCGGCTTCCGACAGCCTCATGCACTAA
- a CDS encoding SOS response-associated peptidase produces MSGRFALTATPEQTAAFLGLAELEAFPARYNIAPTQPVLMALAGPPRAPGSNLPDRQAMLVRWGLIPAWVKDTREFPLLFNARSEGAAEKASFKTAMRHRRALVPASGFYEWQQAGAGAAGQPYWIRPRHSGLIAFAGLIETYAEPGGSEMDTGAILTARASSGIAHIHDRMPVVIEERDFARWLDCRTQEPRDVLDLLRPAHPDFFEAIPVSDLVNKVTNTGPEIQERGIVGPQPGKVRRQKPGADDSQMTLF; encoded by the coding sequence ATGAGCGGACGCTTTGCCCTTACCGCCACGCCGGAGCAGACCGCCGCCTTTCTCGGCCTGGCGGAGCTGGAGGCGTTTCCGGCCCGCTACAACATCGCACCGACGCAGCCGGTGCTGATGGCGCTTGCGGGTCCGCCAAGGGCGCCGGGTTCCAACCTGCCGGACCGGCAGGCGATGCTGGTGCGCTGGGGGTTGATCCCGGCTTGGGTCAAGGACACGCGGGAATTCCCGCTGCTGTTCAATGCCCGCTCGGAAGGGGCGGCGGAGAAGGCTTCGTTCAAGACCGCCATGCGCCATCGCCGCGCTTTGGTGCCGGCCTCCGGCTTCTATGAATGGCAGCAAGCCGGCGCGGGTGCCGCGGGCCAGCCTTACTGGATCCGTCCCAGGCATAGTGGGCTCATTGCCTTTGCCGGACTGATCGAGACCTACGCCGAGCCGGGCGGCTCCGAGATGGACACCGGCGCCATCCTCACCGCCCGTGCCAGTTCGGGCATCGCCCATATCCACGACCGCATGCCGGTGGTGATCGAGGAGCGCGACTTCGCCCGCTGGCTGGATTGCCGCACGCAGGAGCCGCGCGATGTGCTCGACCTGTTGCGGCCGGCTCACCCTGATTTCTTCGAGGCAATTCCGGTTTCCGACCTTGTCAACAAGGTCACCAACACTGGGCCGGAGATTCAGGAGCGGGGCATTGTCGGGCCGCAACCCGGGAAGGTCAGGCGCCAGAAGCCCGGCGCGGACGACAGTCAGATGACGCTATTCTAG